A window from Herbaspirillum sp. meg3 encodes these proteins:
- a CDS encoding c-type cytochrome translates to MNAALPSLRPDAADMLYGRVLRPPRLDWNGHDYTGMHLAWHDAASLEDVPGIVKLVVRGDFIGVVATEDRYALQAITQLRVRWKAHETLLQSLPEEQQHRTVYQHGDIAGAFDTSSPITERSYSWMAEGILPDAGNPMLTAIADCTAVGARLWTASTLSAVVRQQIAVLIGMPVSTVQSEVAYFDEDYPGREPGFAGMQTGQDAAADAALLSAVAGRPVCVTLLPEQIGVVTQRTVAQTDAKIDAETSGSILAYRHTAHTVGGYLPPLALMLAGIADPVSDVASGAGTRYGAQLPPYAYASVQLAQQGLPGAAGDYAAAHVFAHESFIDEAARQVGVDPVQYRLQHVQDERGAALMRAVARQAGWNDTIAENKPDGNILRGRGFAYARVIEDDGKPEALQQWSAWVADVEYNRDSGDLSVTRVVVGQDVAEAGVSMQPGDFLRVEDESVRSNAQLAMRGLLSTENSFDTWAKQEYGISVQAAAQTSLPAVEVVGLPAAKNGGVPGPVRLSSNAAFSLPAAAAVANAIHDATGIRLRSAPFSSEQLRLALGQTRTAKKRTLGWKGGIFGGVAATLAGLFVLASPWRAEIKPVAAPDPGLYSAATIARGKLVAAAGDCVVCHTAPNGVPNAGGHALETPFGTVYSTNITPDEKTGIGNWSFAAFERAMREGIHRDGRHLYPAFPYTAFARISDADMQALYAYLMAQEPVAFAPPETRLAFPFGVRPLMAGWNLLFHKNEQFVADTSRSAQWNRGAYLVEGAGHCSACHSPRNMLGAEKGGRAYLSGGSADGWEAPALTALSRAPVPWSEAELFSYLRTGFSPLHGVAAGPMAPVVAELAQLPADDVRAIAHYLASFNEPVPQSESKTKVAVATAHTQTVASVMGANLYRGSCAVCHQGDTGPTLFGVKPSLSLNTNVHSAAPDNLIRVILQGIREPANPELGYMPGFADSFNDEQMVELLKYLRANFAADKPAWPDLKADVARIREAGKAAALTH, encoded by the coding sequence ATGAACGCTGCGCTTCCTTCCCTTCGGCCGGACGCTGCGGACATGCTGTATGGCCGCGTCCTGAGGCCGCCGCGCCTGGACTGGAACGGCCACGATTACACCGGCATGCATCTCGCATGGCATGACGCGGCATCGCTGGAAGATGTCCCTGGTATCGTCAAACTGGTTGTGCGCGGCGATTTTATCGGTGTCGTCGCGACGGAAGACCGCTATGCCTTGCAAGCGATCACCCAATTGCGGGTTCGCTGGAAGGCGCACGAGACATTGCTGCAATCGCTTCCCGAGGAGCAGCAGCATCGTACCGTCTACCAGCATGGCGATATCGCGGGTGCCTTTGACACCTCGTCTCCCATCACGGAGCGTTCTTACAGCTGGATGGCCGAGGGCATTTTGCCTGATGCCGGCAATCCGATGCTGACCGCGATTGCCGATTGCACGGCCGTGGGTGCGCGTCTGTGGACGGCATCGACACTTTCTGCCGTCGTACGTCAACAGATCGCGGTGCTGATCGGCATGCCGGTTTCCACGGTGCAGTCTGAGGTAGCGTATTTCGATGAAGACTATCCCGGCCGCGAACCGGGCTTTGCCGGGATGCAGACCGGGCAGGACGCCGCAGCGGATGCTGCGCTCTTGTCGGCTGTGGCAGGACGTCCTGTGTGCGTTACCTTGTTGCCGGAACAGATTGGCGTCGTGACGCAGCGGACGGTGGCGCAGACAGACGCAAAAATCGATGCGGAAACCAGCGGCAGCATACTCGCCTATCGCCACACTGCGCATACCGTCGGCGGATATCTTCCACCCCTGGCGCTCATGCTGGCGGGGATCGCCGATCCGGTCAGCGATGTCGCTTCCGGTGCGGGTACACGATACGGCGCGCAACTGCCTCCGTATGCCTACGCCAGTGTGCAACTGGCTCAGCAAGGCCTTCCCGGCGCTGCCGGAGACTATGCCGCCGCCCACGTTTTTGCCCATGAATCGTTTATCGACGAGGCCGCCCGTCAGGTCGGTGTGGATCCTGTGCAATATCGATTGCAACATGTGCAGGACGAACGCGGCGCAGCGCTGATGCGTGCTGTTGCCCGGCAGGCCGGCTGGAACGACACGATTGCAGAGAACAAACCTGACGGCAATATTTTGCGCGGCCGCGGATTTGCGTACGCCCGGGTGATTGAAGATGACGGCAAACCGGAGGCGTTGCAGCAATGGTCGGCCTGGGTAGCGGATGTTGAATATAACCGTGATTCTGGCGATCTCAGCGTGACCCGCGTGGTGGTCGGGCAAGATGTTGCCGAGGCAGGTGTGAGTATGCAGCCCGGCGATTTTCTTCGCGTGGAAGATGAGTCTGTGCGTAGCAATGCGCAACTGGCGATGCGTGGATTGCTGTCCACTGAAAACAGTTTCGATACCTGGGCAAAGCAGGAATATGGCATCAGCGTTCAAGCTGCCGCGCAGACATCTTTGCCTGCGGTGGAGGTGGTGGGTTTGCCGGCTGCGAAGAATGGCGGCGTGCCGGGGCCGGTGCGCCTGAGCAGCAATGCCGCTTTTTCTTTGCCGGCTGCGGCTGCCGTCGCCAACGCGATTCACGACGCAACGGGTATTCGTTTGCGTTCAGCACCCTTCAGCAGTGAACAGTTGCGCCTTGCGCTGGGACAAACCAGGACAGCAAAGAAACGTACTCTCGGCTGGAAGGGTGGTATTTTCGGCGGTGTCGCCGCGACACTTGCCGGATTGTTCGTCCTGGCGTCGCCATGGCGAGCAGAGATCAAGCCGGTGGCTGCTCCCGACCCAGGCTTATATTCAGCCGCGACCATTGCGCGCGGCAAGCTGGTGGCCGCCGCCGGCGACTGCGTGGTCTGCCACACCGCGCCGAATGGCGTGCCCAATGCCGGCGGCCATGCCTTGGAGACGCCGTTTGGCACTGTCTACAGCACCAACATTACTCCGGATGAAAAGACGGGCATCGGCAACTGGTCCTTTGCCGCGTTTGAACGCGCCATGCGTGAAGGAATTCACCGCGACGGCCGTCATTTGTATCCGGCGTTTCCGTATACCGCATTTGCCAGGATCAGCGATGCCGACATGCAGGCGCTGTACGCCTATCTGATGGCGCAGGAACCGGTCGCGTTTGCTCCACCGGAAACGCGCCTTGCATTCCCGTTCGGCGTACGCCCGCTGATGGCGGGCTGGAATCTGCTGTTTCACAAGAACGAACAATTCGTCGCAGACACGTCGCGTTCGGCGCAATGGAATCGTGGTGCGTATCTGGTGGAAGGCGCGGGGCATTGCAGCGCCTGTCATTCGCCACGCAACATGCTGGGCGCAGAAAAAGGCGGGCGTGCTTATCTCTCCGGTGGCAGTGCCGATGGCTGGGAAGCGCCTGCACTCACTGCGTTGTCGCGGGCGCCCGTGCCATGGAGCGAAGCGGAATTATTCAGTTATCTGCGCACCGGGTTTTCTCCGTTGCATGGCGTTGCTGCGGGGCCGATGGCGCCGGTGGTTGCTGAGCTGGCGCAATTGCCTGCCGATGATGTACGCGCCATTGCGCACTATCTTGCCTCGTTCAACGAGCCCGTGCCGCAAAGCGAATCGAAAACCAAAGTTGCTGTAGCGACGGCGCACACGCAAACCGTTGCGTCCGTCATGGGCGCCAATCTGTACCGCGGTTCCTGTGCGGTATGCCATCAGGGAGATACGGGGCCGACATTGTTCGGCGTCAAGCCATCGCTGTCACTCAATACCAATGTGCATAGCGCAGCTCCCGACAATCTGATCCGCGTGATTCTGCAAGGCATACGCGAACCGGCCAATCCGGAGCTCGGCTACATGCCGGGATTCGCCGATAGTTTCAATGATGAACAGATGGTCGAACTGTTGAAATACCTGCGCGCAAACTTTGCCGCAGACAAACCGGCATGGCCGGATCTGAAAGCCGACGTGGCGCGAATACGAGAAGCCGGCAAGGCCGCAGCGCTGACTCACTAA
- a CDS encoding (2Fe-2S)-binding protein yields the protein MSASRPLSIEVNRIRHTLDVAPDVPLLNVLRNDLCLNGPKFGCGLGECGACTVLVDGVAARSCVIPLAGVDGRSITTLEGLAMPAGNGRSQKLDPVQQAFIDEQAAQCGYCINGMIMTIKALLLRKPEPTEQEIRSELEFNLCRCGTHVEIMRAALRAVQLNSAAAAGEAGE from the coding sequence ATGTCAGCTTCCCGTCCACTGTCGATAGAAGTCAACCGCATCCGGCACACGCTGGATGTCGCGCCCGACGTTCCTTTGTTGAACGTCTTGCGCAACGACCTCTGTCTGAACGGACCGAAGTTCGGCTGCGGGCTGGGAGAATGCGGCGCCTGTACGGTGCTGGTCGACGGCGTGGCGGCGCGCTCTTGTGTGATTCCGCTTGCGGGCGTTGACGGACGCAGCATCACGACGCTCGAAGGGCTGGCGATGCCGGCCGGAAATGGCCGGTCTCAAAAACTGGATCCGGTGCAGCAAGCCTTTATCGACGAGCAAGCCGCGCAATGCGGCTACTGCATCAACGGCATGATCATGACGATCAAGGCATTGCTGTTGCGCAAGCCGGAGCCGACTGAGCAAGAAATTCGCTCTGAGCTGGAATTCAATCTTTGCCGTTGCGGCACGCATGTGGAAATCATGCGTGCCGCTTTGCGCGCAGTTCAACTCAATAGCGCAGCCGCGGCAGGTGAGGCGGGCGAATGA
- a CDS encoding Asp/Glu racemase encodes MQKPYRIGQIVPSSNTTMETEIPAMLTARQMIRPERFTFHSSRMRMKRVEKEELAAMDAESDRCAVELSDARVDVLGYACLVAIMAMGRGYHRKSEQRLTAHTAANGADAPVVTSAGALIDGLKVIGAKRIVVVAPYMKPLTELVVDYIRHEGYDVVEWRALEIPDNLEVGRHDPSRLPAIVAQMDTSNVDAIVLSACVQMPSLPVIAQVEAMTGKPVITAAVATTYAMLKRLKLETIVPGAGALLSGAY; translated from the coding sequence ATGCAAAAGCCATACCGCATCGGACAAATCGTTCCGAGCTCTAACACCACCATGGAAACGGAAATTCCCGCAATGCTGACGGCGCGGCAAATGATCCGTCCGGAGCGCTTCACTTTTCACTCCAGCCGCATGCGCATGAAACGTGTCGAGAAAGAGGAGCTGGCGGCCATGGATGCGGAATCCGACCGCTGCGCCGTCGAACTCAGCGACGCCCGCGTGGACGTACTCGGCTACGCCTGCCTGGTGGCCATCATGGCCATGGGCCGTGGCTATCACCGCAAATCCGAACAACGCCTGACTGCCCATACCGCAGCCAATGGCGCAGACGCACCGGTCGTCACCAGCGCAGGCGCGTTGATCGATGGACTCAAGGTCATCGGCGCCAAGCGCATCGTGGTGGTTGCCCCCTACATGAAGCCATTGACAGAACTGGTGGTCGACTACATCCGCCACGAAGGCTATGACGTCGTCGAATGGCGAGCCCTGGAAATTCCCGACAACCTGGAAGTCGGGCGCCACGATCCCTCGCGCCTGCCTGCCATCGTTGCACAGATGGATACCAGCAATGTCGATGCCATCGTGTTGTCAGCCTGCGTGCAAATGCCTTCGCTGCCGGTGATCGCGCAAGTTGAAGCGATGACCGGAAAACCTGTCATCACTGCCGCCGTCGCGACGACCTATGCCATGCTCAAGCGACTCAAGCTGGAAACCATCGTGCCCGGTGCCGGCGCACTGCTATCCGGCGCTTACTGA
- a CDS encoding FAD-dependent monooxygenase, whose product MQKSPRIAVIGAGLGGAAAASLLQKAGFNVHLYEQAPVFSRLGAGIHLGPNVMKVMRQIGIEDALNATGSHPDFWYSRDWKTGEEIARIPLGDYALSHYGSSYLTVHRGDFHALMIEAIPDEVLSFNKRLAKVEDKGDVVHLHFADGTMEEADIVIGADGINSKIRDTLLGAELPKYTGYVGHRAVFPVAGVKGFTHDLCTKWWSDDRHMMVYFVTGSKDEIYYVTGVPEATWDMSKSWVPSSRDEMLAAFDGWHPGVQSLIEASENVTKWPLLERDPLPLWSRGRLVLLGDACHPMKPHMAQGAAMAIEDAAMLTRCFQEVGPTDYATAFALYEANRAERAGKVQLVSHNNTWLRNNENPDWCFGYDVFNVPLVDSVSAKRA is encoded by the coding sequence GTGCAAAAATCACCGCGCATTGCCGTTATCGGTGCCGGATTGGGAGGCGCAGCCGCAGCGTCGCTGCTGCAAAAAGCCGGATTCAACGTTCATCTGTACGAGCAGGCGCCGGTGTTTTCCCGCCTCGGTGCAGGGATTCATTTAGGTCCGAATGTCATGAAGGTGATGCGGCAGATCGGCATCGAAGATGCGCTCAATGCCACCGGCTCGCATCCTGACTTTTGGTACAGCCGCGACTGGAAGACCGGCGAAGAGATTGCCAGGATTCCACTGGGCGACTATGCCTTGTCACACTACGGTTCCAGCTACCTGACCGTGCATCGCGGAGATTTTCATGCACTGATGATCGAGGCTATCCCTGATGAAGTGTTGTCCTTCAATAAACGGCTGGCAAAAGTCGAGGACAAAGGTGATGTCGTCCATCTGCATTTTGCTGACGGCACCATGGAAGAAGCCGACATTGTGATCGGTGCGGACGGCATTAACTCCAAGATCCGCGACACCCTGCTGGGTGCGGAACTGCCGAAGTACACCGGCTACGTTGGTCATCGCGCGGTATTCCCCGTTGCCGGCGTCAAGGGGTTTACGCACGATCTGTGCACCAAATGGTGGTCGGACGATCGTCACATGATGGTGTATTTCGTGACCGGCAGTAAGGATGAAATTTACTACGTTACCGGTGTGCCGGAGGCGACCTGGGACATGAGCAAGAGCTGGGTCCCCAGCAGCCGAGATGAAATGCTGGCGGCCTTCGACGGCTGGCATCCGGGCGTGCAATCGTTGATCGAGGCCAGCGAAAACGTCACCAAATGGCCTTTGCTGGAGCGCGACCCGCTGCCGTTGTGGAGTCGTGGCCGCCTGGTGTTGCTGGGCGATGCCTGCCATCCCATGAAGCCGCATATGGCGCAGGGGGCTGCCATGGCAATTGAAGATGCCGCCATGCTCACGCGTTGCTTCCAGGAAGTGGGGCCGACCGATTACGCCACCGCTTTTGCGCTCTATGAAGCCAATCGCGCAGAACGTGCAGGTAAAGTGCAACTGGTTTCCCACAACAACACCTGGTTGCGCAACAATGAGAATCCAGATTGGTGTTTTGGCTACGACGTATTTAACGTGCCGCTGGTAGATTCGGTCAGCGCCAAGCGAGCGTGA
- a CDS encoding alpha/beta fold hydrolase, with amino-acid sequence MTSTFLYGANIRANGIRQHYLRYGGTEGGRATRDAVIIVPGITSPAVTWGFVGERFGRHFDTYVLDVRGRGLSSASTELDYSLEAQADDVIAFAEALSLQRYAIVGHSMGGRIGIRAAAHRPRGLNSLVMIDPPVSGPGRRAYPSKLPWYVDSMKLAREGCTAEQMRAFCPTWTEEQLRLRAEWLHTCDERAVIASFDGFHADDVHKYLPEVKIPALLIVAGRGDVLLPADIDEIRSLLPQVGVARVENAGHMIPWDDEEGFYGAFGEFLGAPL; translated from the coding sequence ATGACCAGCACTTTTCTCTACGGCGCCAACATCCGCGCCAACGGCATCCGCCAGCACTATCTTCGCTATGGCGGGACCGAAGGCGGCCGCGCAACGCGCGACGCTGTGATCATTGTTCCCGGCATCACCAGCCCGGCAGTGACCTGGGGTTTCGTCGGCGAGCGCTTTGGCCGCCACTTCGATACGTATGTACTCGACGTACGCGGACGCGGCCTGTCATCGGCTTCGACAGAACTGGATTACAGCCTGGAAGCGCAAGCCGACGACGTCATCGCTTTCGCCGAAGCACTCAGCCTGCAGCGCTACGCCATCGTCGGCCACTCGATGGGCGGCCGCATCGGCATTCGCGCCGCTGCACACCGCCCGCGCGGATTGAACAGCCTGGTCATGATTGATCCGCCGGTTTCCGGCCCGGGGCGGCGCGCCTATCCGTCCAAGCTTCCGTGGTATGTCGACTCGATGAAACTGGCGCGCGAAGGCTGTACGGCAGAGCAGATGCGCGCTTTTTGCCCGACCTGGACGGAAGAACAACTGCGTCTGCGCGCTGAATGGCTGCACACCTGCGACGAGCGCGCCGTGATTGCCAGCTTCGACGGTTTTCATGCAGACGACGTGCACAAGTACTTGCCGGAGGTAAAAATCCCGGCGCTGCTGATCGTCGCCGGACGGGGCGATGTACTGCTGCCGGCCGACATCGACGAAATCCGTTCACTGCTGCCGCAAGTCGGCGTGGCGCGGGTCGAGAACGCAGGTCACATGATCCCCTGGGACGATGAAGAAGGCTTCTATGGTGCTTTCGGAGAATTCCTCGGCGCTCCGCTGTAA